Within Planococcus citri chromosome 2, ihPlaCitr1.1, whole genome shotgun sequence, the genomic segment aaaaattaccgttaatttactaaaaatgaccgtaaatttaccagtaattactcgtatgttactgaaaattacccaaaatttaccggtaattactggtaattttcaataaaataccggtaattcaccaagaattacctgtaaattaccagtaattaccaataATGTTAATCACACTAGATATTACttcaatttactcaaaattatcaGGTATTTACTGAATTCATCTTGCAAGTTACTGAAAATATTCACGAAAATTCTTAAGGACCTtttaaagcttcaaaacgaTAATAAtgtctgaaaaattttgggcGGTCTCGTGTCTCGAATGATTTTATTATATTCAAGTTTTGACCACCCCTCCTCTGAAGAGGTCGAGGGGAGGGTAGAAGAGATCGTATCAAATAAAGTCATGTTCGTGTTTAGggtcgttgaaaaattttgatggatgtttcgaaatcaaatttcagtttcgagCTAAATGTCGTAGAAGTCGAAGGAAATATACGAGATAAATTAAAATGACCATCcttccccccccctcctttgAAGGGATCTATTAAAGGCTgggtaaatgttgaaaaaaaaatggaacaaaatcgaaaaacatgacaccaaaaattgaagtctTGTTCGTCGTCGAGTTTATAGTAAGAAATTGCCCAAAAtgaatttctgcaattttttcgcGCGAAAAACTACGAGTCCATCGAGGTCTTTCTGAAGTCGGTACCCTTCGTATGTGGAGCATGACAAATTTTTAACGCCGGAAAAATCCCATTCCTTGGAAGCTGATCCAGCACACGTTCTTTTTCTAAGGCACCTTTTTACATGTACGCCCCAAAAAAGGTCGTATCTATCCATCGAAATGAGAATATAACCTCGCGCATTAATAATTCTCGTTTTCGCGAATTTTCCCCCCTCCCTGCCCCTCTCCCTCCACCTCTCACCCTACCTATCGGTTTATTTTGGTCTAAATattctgaattgaaaattcgtcatttaAACTTCGccaatctgttgaaaaaaaaacagtgatgGGGCGATGCAAAATTCGTTATcggatttaattttcagtttctctGGCAAAATACTGCAGCTTTCGGTTCAGAAATCTGGTATACCTAGTAATTGAACTTCGGACTTAATTTCGCTCATTTTGGTCGAGCAAAAATATTTATCGAAataacgatttaaaaaaaactcgaagaaaTCAGTGGGAAAAGCTCCTTTCCTTATTGAGTGTGTGGAGCAAATTTGTGCCTCGAGACCTCGAAAAATACCGGTGATCGGCTCTCGGATCGGATTCGAATCGCCCCATCACTGATTCGAGGAAttcgtttggaaaaaaagtagcaATGGAGTGGTTTTTGGCAAAGAAGGGGTTTTAATGCGATCACTTTGTTCTGTTTGCTCGCTCTTTTTTGGCGATTGTTACAGATGGCGAAGAAGGTGAAGAAGAAGACTCGTCTTCGTATTCGGACTGTACAACCCGCACGAGCGTGACCAGCGGCGATACCACCGGCGACTTGTACACCCCCGGGGCTGATATCAGCAACTCGAGCACCAGCGCACCATCGTCATCGGTTGGCGGTGTGCGAAAATCGTCTCGACCGTGTCGCAGCAGAAAAGTCGACACGATGTTGGAGGATAGATCTGGCACGACAGCAGCGGCGACCACCACCACCAACACCACCCCTGCGATGGTGACCAAGAAGAGCAGCATGACCATTGATAAAACGTACCTGGATGGATCGATTCTGTTCTGGTGCGACGTTTGCCAAAGAACCTATCATACGAAGACCGGACTGAATCAGCATAAACGATACGAATGCTGCAAGGAGCCAGCTTTCGCCTGTCCTAGATGCGAAAAACGATTCAAACGTAAAAGTTCGCTGGTACGTCACGCCATCACGTTGCATGATGAGGCCATCTTTCCAACACGTACCAAATTGCTTAGCAAATTAACCGGACAAGGTGATCGAAGTATACTTACCATCGCCGGTAAGCGTACTTCGGCGTAGTCGCGTAGAAGGTCCAAGTCCCCGAAGCCGAAACCCCCCACCCCCCTTTCAAGAAATAACGTCGATTTGACCAAATGGATGTTTTGGACTTTCTATGCCTTCGtgtttcttaaaaaattatcaaatttggaAGGGTTATGGCGAAATATGTACGCATTTGGAATCGAAATTTAATGTTGTTTAAGGGctttttattacgattttttttttgttttttgagaaaaaaattcacgagcgagaaaaaaataggGCACGTTGCTTTTTCTGTACCATGACTGTGAAATGCTCGAAATgtggttaaaaattttgtaaaattgttacCTTCTACGCTATCTACTCTAAAAGAATAGCAAACTTACACATTTATGTATATTCAAATTGTATGCTTTAGGTGAGATTACTATTATttggcatgtgatacatcgttatttatattttggcttattgattaattttgcttcgtttttttttttaaacatacttacgcttgaaaattttttttttatcggtacgtaatattttaatttaatttttctcgcTGCGAATAATTCTTTTTGACATATTGTGATGTATGTGTTAACTTTTTTGTGTGCTATTTTCTGTGGTGTTCAGCCTGCAATTTGTATCTCTCACGATgtgatattatttttgatactactaattttgtatgtactttttttttattgcatgtAAATTTTATTAACCTATCGGCCAAAAATGAAGGTTAacgttaccattttttttttgttttttgttactACCATTCGAGTTTCGTTACGTAGGCTACGAagtaaaacacaaaatttgtgaTATTCTTaatgtcaatatttttttgctcgGTGTGTTCTAAATTTAaggaattattgttttttttttcgtctcggAATGGATAGCTCGTATGCATGGCCATTAAATGATATTAAATTTGGTGAATTGTGATGATAACGGTGTTATTTTGTGGTGTTGTGTTTCTGGGGTATGGCTGTGGAATAGCATGAGGTATGAGGTATCTCAGATGTTGAAGATGACTGTCTGCTGGTCCGAAGGTTTCGTAAGAGGCAATGAAAGTCTCTTGGAAAACTCGTAATTTCTGGTTCTAATggttgctgaaaaatttgaaattcggaAATCAGAATCTTCGAGCAAGGAATTGGGTACTTgatggtacatttttttttacgaatttcatttttctcaatcaCCAAGTTGATTCTCAGGGTTCTCAGGGTGTAAATACAGCAGTTCTGCtaataaaatctcatttttcaaatttcattttaaaacgcatcaaaaaaagtttgaaaatttggaaaacgaaaaaacgtaaaattaaaatggcGTTTGAAATATGGCCACATCACCCcaccccccctccaaaaaaatctcgGGATATTCGAATACATTTTGTGAAAGCGAAAAATCTACTTGTGTAATTTTAATCTTTccatcctcccccccccaagcCAAAAAAAGAAATCTCAAGTGTAAAATGTActgtaaatgaaaaatgaaaaacttggaatGTTCAAAGACTttggaaaagcaaaaaatagacatgttgaattttgaccactccccccccccaatttttttggaatattcaaAGACtttagaagaacaaaaaatGGACACGTTTAATTTTGACCCCTCACCcccaatcatttttttgtaatgttcaAAGACTTCGGGAAAGTGAAAAGTAGTCATGTTAAATTTTTACCTTCCCCTATATGCcccaaaaagtgatttttttacaaattatattctgtaaaaaaaaatgaatggtaaggaaattttcaacaccTTTTCCGCGAAATTTTgttgactccccccccccctcatcttccataaaaaaaagtcGTCAAGTGTGTTGAAATGTTCTGCCAtgtctgtttttcaattttgaatttttttttggacacaTTGGTTGCATTTTGCCTcgaaattatgtaggtatttttattctaaattttgaagattcgTGTGAGATTGACATCAGGGAATAATTCTCTTCCATTCCCTCCCCAGTCCCCACCCATACCTACAGATGATGTGTGTctcagagttttttgaaaacagcgaAACGTACCCTGGTAAAATAATTCTTCaacactgaaaaattgatgattattGACTGTTCACAAATTGAAGTTGTTGTTTGTCGTATAAGAAAAAGGTCTCAAAGTGAACGGTGAAGGGAGATGCTGATGAGAGCCTGAAAATACGTATTTcctcgtttttgaacattttgttaTATGTAGTGTTGGATATTTTTACGTCTAAAACTTGATGGAAGGTTGTTTGCTTTGATTTTGGTCATGAAAGATTTGAGATGAGCTGAGAAAGTTGGGGTGAGGTTAACTCTgcccaaattttttctacaattttttgaggGTAGTTTGGAAATAAAGTACTGATCTTTGTCCTATTAACTCCAGATTATccatttcaaagttttattcaAAGTAATTGTCGAATCGGACAAATTtaagctgattttcaaaaattctggcttAAAAATACCCTCAAATTGGCCTTCGTGAGATGAACataattttctgatttaaagTTTTTTATGTACTCAATTTTGGGTATTCGGTTCACCCCCCTCTTCCTCACCCCTCCTCCCCAAATTTGTGTCAAGATACTGATTGTTTGAAAGGAAAGGATTGGGCCTTTGGGGAACAATGacgttcaaattttgtaaaataggAGCCACTTTTTTGACTCCACCCCTCACCCtcttcctctcccccccccaaatttgTGTCAAGatactgattttttgaaaggaaaggATTGGGCCTTTGGGGAACAAAgaagttcaaattttgtaaaataagaaCCACTTTTTTGActccacccctccccctcttcctcCCCCCCCAAATTTGTGTCAagatactgatttttttaaggAAAGGATTGGGCTTTTGGGGAACAATgaagttcaaattttgtaaaataagaGCCACTTTTTtgactcccccctccccccaaatttgTGTCAAGATACTGATTTTTTGAGAGGAAAGGATTGGGCTTTTGGGAAACAATGAAgttcaaatttggtaaaataagagtcacttttttgactctacccctccccctcttcctcCCCCCCCAAATTTGTGTCAAGGTACTGATTTTTTGTAAGGAAAGGATTGGGCCTTTGGGAAACAATgaagttcaaattttgtaaaataagagccactttttttgactctacccctccccctcttcctcCCCCCCCAATTTGTGTCAAGatactgattttttgaaaggaaaggATTGGGCTTTTGGGGAACAATgaagttcaaattttgtaaaataagaGCCACTTTTTTGActccacccctccccctcttcctcCCCCCCCAAATTTGTGTCAAGgtactgattttttgaaaggaaaggATTGGGCTTTTGGGGAACAATgaagttcaaattttgtaaaataagaGCCACTTTTTTGActccacccctccccctcccttcccctcccctttCCATCAACTTTTTTGTGTGTAGCTGAAGCTGAAAAGAGGCagtaaattgtgaaaattgttccggaaaatggggggggggagtcttTCTCTGGAAGAGTGAGAGCCCAGATTCAGTGGTTTGCCAAATTCCactatgaaaataaaaatatgaaagttgtggaatatttttagctcgttttttttttggtcagcaATTTTATGATGAATGTGAGATGGTGCAATAGAACCAAGACCACTTTGGAGATTTTTCTGTGTTTAAATCTGAGGAGTTTTAGTGATTTGTGATTTGAGTTGGTGGTGAGATCAGTTTAGTGTTCTGCATTCTCATTTATGATGGTTTCATTTCACGATCAATTGAATAATTATAAGATTCATTTTCCATTTAACGCATGCTTtctaatcaaaaaatgtttgcaatgcCACCTCATACTCTTTGGAATATTTATCTGAAGAAACAGGCTTTTGGCGTGCAGATTCAGCAAATTTTATACATTAAGCTTATGTGCTTTTCTGGTACTATTTGGAAATATTCGCTAAAGAGCACTTACTTGGCttcaatgcaaatttttgtttgtttgttaattttttttttacagacttaTGCACCCCAtgttgttttatcattttttccaaattctatTCGAGatgtttttgctgaaaattaagTTCCCAGccaatcaggaatttttttcattttgtgaactCACAATCTGATTGGCTGAAAGGTACATTCTGCagtaaaattagaaaattgggTCGAGTGCTGTCATATGACCTTGCAAAAGTTGACTGATGATGAAGCTCCCTGGCAATCAGATGTTTTTCCACTTTATAAACACACAATCTGATTAGCTGCAAGTTACTCTCTCACAGATAAAAGTataaaagttgtgaaaattgaatgcTCTAGTCAGAAAcattataggtacatttttgttCTTGAACAGCAACTGCATTTGTTATGTGTACTTGAAAACGAGGTCAACTTCTGCGCATCGTTTCACTGCTTCGCTCCTTGCTTATGCTTgttgcagaattttttaaagtaggttggtacctagctacctacctatgtgcGAAACACAATGCGCGCGCATTTCAGTCATCAATAAGTACGTACACTTTTGAAGTGTACATTTTCATCGCGTCAGTACTTCGATTGTTTATTTTGCAATGTACATATTGCTGTAGTTGGTGTGCAATGTACattgatgaataatttgagcTGTTTCGTGTTCAGGTAGGCGCCGcgaaggtacaaaaaaaaaaaaatacaattatggTTTTCTAATTGTGTATTTTATGTGAGTATATGGTACAATTTGAAAGTTACTTTTATCTTTTTACCAATGTTTATCGTTCTGTTGCACTTTATTCGATGTATTTTCACTTCTGATGTGTCAATTTGCGTTGTGtagggtgtaatttttttgcttgcaggtgattttttttaggattgtGGTGCAGTTCGAGGTTGTGTGTTTGAGGAATTTTGTTTCAGGTTGTAGATTTGGAGGATGTGATCGAGATCAATGGTTATCTTGGCGGAATATCAGAAATTACTGGCTGTTTGCTGAAATTGTGTTATCATGGCGGTGTTGCAGAAATTATTGGTTGCTTGCTGAAGTTATCAACAGCTGAGAACTGATTTGCTGCGGTGATTCCACTATTAGTTTTTAAGTTTGTATCGTTATTTATTCGAATAAAACACTTACCTCGATTCGTTTCGCATTTTTTCTCACCATTTCcatgaatttatttcaaataagtaagtactagcatctttttgtttttgaaaacttgtttgCATGACGCGTGTCCAAACGTGtagtttctcattttttattagCTTCGTAGCTTATTCCATTGCTTTTTGATCATTCTTTAAAATTGATTCTACCAATAATTGTATAGTCATTCTGTGAATTGTTTCTTATTACAGAATGTATTCGGGTGAAAACTGAACCAAATGATGTGGAGATGTGTTCTCCATTGGCGTTACAGTTGAACAACTCTGATTGGTCTATCTCACCTTCAAGCGGTTCTTTGTCAGATGATAACGTTCTGAGTCCAGTCAGTGAAAACGAGGTTGAAAGTATCACCGAAGATATCGAAGACAGTAACATTCCGAGTCCAGTCAGTGTGAATGGGGTTGAAAATACTGTCGAAGATGTCGAAGGCAGTTCTGCAATTGCCGACTACAACGAATCGAGTACTATTGCTGCCGACGATACTTCTTCATATAATGGAATGATTGTCGATATCGCTAGCAACGGTGCCGATTCTCAAGTACCTGAAACCAACGAACAGTTCGAGGAAGAACTTTTGGCAGATTCCGCCACCAACATCGGCCAAATCCATCCCAACGTCGAAAATGGCCCGCAAGTTTGCCAAATGATTGTTGAAAACAATCATTCGGAAATCTTCAATGGTCCAACCGACATGATCCATTCGGAGGATGACTTATCCGATATCGAGCTGTGTTTAGAATCACCTGTTGCCTCGCCCCATCCATCGAATCACGTTACCGATACCCACCAAACGGATCAGCACAACGTTCCGAAGCAAGTCGAGGTCATCTCACTCGAACAGAAAGAAGCTGAAATCGATTGCGGAGTAGAACCGTTGTCAGATCGGCTCACCTCCGAGTCTAGCCCAAGTCCCGTCAGCATTTCACCTCCTCCTCCGCACATCGTTACTCCTGCCGAAATGGTCGACCAGTTTATAGCCTCGGCACCGTGGAAGAATCCTCCTCCCACCAAACAGACCTCGGCCAAGTCCAAGACACCGGCCGACGTCGTTAAACACGGATCAGTCATCATTCGAGCTCGTGGAAAGATCTTGCGCAAATCGTCGCGTAAGAAAAATCTCACCAACAAGAAACTAACAGCGAGACGTCGAGATAGCTTCCAAGAATATCTCGAACAAGCCTTCGACTTGAAACCGTTCATGATTCGGCTAGACAGACACCGAAACGAATCCGAAATCAACGAGTCGGAAAAACTACATTTCTTGTCCAATTTCCACCTGAAGAAGAAAAGCGTTTTTCCGCTCTACTCGGAGCACCAGAAACGAGCCGAATTCAACTCTCCTCGTCGTAAACCTCCGTTGAAAGCTAAACGATCTCAGAATAAGAAAGGTGCCGCGAAACCGAAAGCGGTTGCGAGAAAAAGAACTACACCGAAGCCTGATCTCAGTCGATACTCCAGATGCATCCAAGGAGTAATCATCGAAAGATGGGATGAAAACGCTTATAGGAGACCTATCGAAATCCACGATGAACACAGTTACAATTTCAGAGAGAATGAAAACGAACGCAGGTTGTCAACTGATTTCTCCCTGGCAGTGTAACTCTGCCATCCTACGTACTTGGATTACAGTGTGTcataaattcgatatttttttatgcaCAATGTTGCTCGATTGTCTCCCATACGTAGTGTTAAAATAGTAACCTGTAATGTTTAGCTTTAAATTTCTAATACTTTATGCATTATCTTGTTGTTTTCTCCTTCGTCAGTATTCTACATTTATATATGTAGTATGAAACGAGTACCTTTCATTACCTCGTAAATTTTTATGTAGTgtttagaaaaaatgtaaatgtgaTATTGGAAAATGGTGGTACTTTCACATAACCGTTTTGCCATAcattttatatacctatatcTCTATTAAATTTTATAGGGATATGCTTATTGTGATAATTGAAAAGGTTTCATCTACATTCATAGTCGTATCAGTATATTGTTGCTTTTGATGACAAGTCGCTTGTTTGTTTGTATAAATTTACATGGTGCGGTATGTGTGCCTTGTTCCCCTCCCCCATCCCCCCTTTCCATTGAATATATATATATGGGTGGCTAGGTCTCAGTATCTATCGCAAATGGatccaattttttaacattatattgtaagttttccaatttttttccctttttgttatgtaaaattttgttgcTAACTTTTTaacgttgcatttttttttacatacggtactgatttaaataaaattcttgggggggagggggctttATTTTCTatagttttatgaaaattggtttttcaaaaatccacgaTGAATGTTTTCATCTTGTTTCCTATGAAAAAGTCTgcctaaaaataattttattcccCCTTTTTTTGTCAGCAATGTACAactattttcatgaaaaatgtttgtttttaagCTCATAtcaattgtttatttttgaaaatttagaaaaaaaagttcggTTTAGAAATTGATGCAagaatttgcaaatttcaaagttagattgaaattaagtaggtaacttGATGTGATCAAGTTGTTATATCATGTCTTTGGTTGTGTTGAAAGTTATGAGAATAATCgactttcaaataaaaatagagtttttaagaaattttcttttaaaatatttaatacCAGATGAGCTCTCTatcattacatatttttatttcttaagATAATTAATTCGAATTGAGAGTGTTTGTTCAATTCGCATTTTGATGTTTATTCTTCTTTCTTTGGtactttgaatttattttcaaagtccaTAAATTGTTACGTTCATTTGTGAAGTATAATAAAGAATGTTATACTTTCTAGTTTTATTTCAAATCCTACCTAGTTACCGGTGTTTGAACATCATTTAGGTGGGATGTGTGGGTAGCTTTAATTATCTAAATCATTTTTAGTGGAGGCAAATTAGCatcatatttcgaaaataaaaacatttttggctacccaagattttatgatgaaaaattgtcaagggtggtcccctgaataatccctgagaactaccaccccacagacccctagctaatttttttatggggggttgaacccccccaaaatgggttttttgcacttttatcctcatgggttgattttacgtcgaatatagctttatttttgaattctacgttaaatttccgatctattgatatatcaactgtctttctccccccaaggggggtggaactacaaccattcaaaaaaggggggtttcctaaaaatacataaaggatataggcgcctgaggagggtgaaatggtccccgaaagcgttcgagttgatatcagcatggaaggtgggtcccatcgagaaactaccgcgtgaaaaatttcagatccacaccacctcccctttttggggaaccccccttttctgaaatttcaatagcacttttctcagccccatattacccgattttgaaaatttttcaatatgttatgtatatccttagtaggtatcccctcagaaattttcaaccccctcccctcgtaTTTACTCTACAAAATCgtgtaaaaatgtgtttaaGGGAGGGTTgagggtaaaatgggaattttgaggaAATCACCAAGTATTAATAAGtggggtgtcgttttcttatgattcgatacagctgagtacgaatatgacgtcagattttttgctgcACTCatctacccctctccagagcagttagccccctcaattttcactattgatAAAAACCATAAAACAAGCTGAAAAAcggtattttgaggggtaaatacgaggggagggggttgaaaatttctgaggggatacctactaaggatatacataacatattgaaaaattttcaaaatcgggtaatatggggctgagaaaagtgctattgaaatttcagaaaagaaaggttccccaaaaaggggaggtggtgtggatctgaaatttttcacgcggtagtttctcgatggtacccaccttctatactagtatcaacccgaacgctcttgggggccatttcacccctcttacgCGCCGATAgcctttttgtgttttttagaaacccCCTCCAATTtcaatggttctagccccaccccccttggggttagaaggacagttgatatatcactagatcggaaatttgacgtagaattcaaaaataaagctatattcgacgtaaaatcaacccatgaggataaaagtgcaaaaaacccattttggggggttcaaccccccataaaaaaattagctaggggtctgtggggtggtagttctcagggattattcaggggaccacccttgacaatttttcatcataaaatcttgggtagccaaaaatgtttttattttttcttatttgcctcCACTATTTGGaacaattcattaaaaaaatataaaattccaaatttttttgaaatttcatcgctttttggtgttttttgaagttgaatttcgtactttttcagtttttttaaattacatttagtcttttatgttttgaacacttttttcttctataaaattttacaaaaatttcaccatcttttgccaattttcaccaattttaaatctttattttgtgttttcattatgattttgttttatcaccaattttaaatctttattttgtgttttcatatgattttgtTTTAACATCTTTAAAACATTTCcatccaatttttgttgaattttgctgAAGTTTTGTGCTAAGATTAGTAAACTATGTGTAACCAGAAGAAATGCTCTATTTCCCCACTTTCTTTTAtaataagtgataaaatttgCACATAAGAAGATACAAATGGTCTTTCTCAGCGCATTGCATTCCATTAACTGAATTATTCCACTATTGGCAATTtactgaaattcaaatttgccaccactaaaattttttttccac encodes:
- the LOC135837499 gene encoding uncharacterized protein LOC135837499 isoform X1 translates to MSDNQQFCLRWNNHQSTLVQVIDSLLSSGVLVDCTLAAEGQYLHAHKVVLCACSPYLETLLSQHYEKHPIVILKDVKFQELKSMMDYMYKGEVNISQDQLGQFLKAAESLQIKGLTDGGGGENDAKDVGTSAHNKRHDPPPIRKSVPPNQSRSSVVLPSHSAGLTIEPSKRTIPSHLSESQPDSPIRSREGSSSPTPRKRRRPRRPSQGDDDGHQDNCDLPMQQQSILNTVPIIPQLPAGSSSTITKAPPPDDEPDQPAESDVRLAESGLLKEKIEPQSELLIEPKTEYMEETNNDDSVEDLTLDDDDEYDNMDGAGPSHGGDNSNQSYGQWQMGERTHDDVFMAAQEAVGGGPRDSQECIRVKTEPNDVEMCSPLALQLNNSDWSISPSSGSLSDDNVLSPVSENEVESITEDIEDSNIPSPVSVNGVENTVEDVEGSSAIADYNESSTIAADDTSSYNGMIVDIASNGADSQVPETNEQFEEELLADSATNIGQIHPNVENGPQVCQMIVENNHSEIFNGPTDMIHSEDDLSDIELCLESPVASPHPSNHVTDTHQTDQHNVPKQVEVISLEQKEAEIDCGVEPLSDRLTSESSPSPVSISPPPPHIVTPAEMVDQFIASAPWKNPPPTKQTSAKSKTPADVVKHGSVIIRARGKILRKSSRKKNLTNKKLTARRRDSFQEYLEQAFDLKPFMIRLDRHRNESEINESEKLHFLSNFHLKKKSVFPLYSEHQKRAEFNSPRRKPPLKAKRSQNKKGAAKPKAVARKRTTPKPDLSRYSRCIQGVIIERWDENAYRRPIEIHDEHSYNFRENENERRLSTDFSLAV